From a region of the Molothrus ater isolate BHLD 08-10-18 breed brown headed cowbird chromosome 27, BPBGC_Mater_1.1, whole genome shotgun sequence genome:
- the PSMB3 gene encoding proteasome subunit beta type-3 — MSIMSYNGGAVMAMRGRGCVAIAADRRFGVQAQTVTTDFQKIFPMGQRLYIGLAGLATDVQTVAQRLKFRLNLYELKEGRQIKPQTFMSMVSNLLYERRFGPYYTEPVIAGLDPLSHEPFICSLDLIGCPMVTDDFVVSGTCSEQMYGMCESLWEPDMEPEHLFETISQAMLNAVDRDAISGMGVVVHVIEKDKITTRTLKARMD, encoded by the exons ATG TCGATCATGTCGTACAACGGCGGGGCCGTGATGGCCatgcggggccggggctgcgtGGCCATCGCCGCGGACCGGCGCTTCGGCGTGCAGGCGCAGACCGTGACCACCGACTTCCAGAAGATTTTCCCCATGGGCCAGAGGCTCTACATCGGCCTGGCCGGGCTGGCCACGGACGTGCAGACCGT GGCCCAGAGGCTGAAGTTTAGGCTGAACCTCTATGAGCTGAAGGAAGGGAGGCAGATCAAGCCCCAGACCTTCATGAGCATGGTGTCCAACCTGCTCTACGAGAGGAG gttTGGTCCCTACTACACGGAGCCGGTGATCGCGGGGCTGGACCCGCTCAGCCACGAACCCTTCATCTGCTCTCTGGACCTCATCGGCTGCCCCATGGTCACTGACGACTTCGTCGTCAGCGGCACCTGCTCCGAGCAGATGTACGGGATGTGCGAGTCCCTGTGGGAACCCGACATG GAGCCCGAGCACCTCTTCGAGACCATCTCGCAGGCCATGCTCAACGCTGTGGACAGAGATGCCATCTCCGGGATGGGCGTGGTGGTGCACGTCAT agaGAAAGACAAGATCACCACCAGGACCCTGAAAGCTCGCATGGATTag